The Arachis ipaensis cultivar K30076 chromosome B07, Araip1.1, whole genome shotgun sequence genome includes a window with the following:
- the LOC107608720 gene encoding cellulose synthase-like protein E1 has translation MVVKRSDDEESLFETSKSRGSFLHRLFSVSLFVAICFVYAYRLTHIPTGGENHGGGEDYYYGTWTWLGLLAAELWFGLYWVLTQAVRWNLVFRKTFKKRLAQRYEESKLPKVDIFVCTADPDIEPPIMVINTVLSLMAYDYPSEKLSVYLSDDAASDLTFYALLEASLFAKHWLPFCKKFNVQPTSPAAYFNNILLHHNHATKEFANIKKLYDEMKNRIEDATKLGRVASEERSKHRGFSQWDSYSSRRDHDTILQIILHKKEPHNSKDENGNYLPTLVYLAREKRPQHHHNFKAGAMNSLLRVSSVISNAKIILNVDCDMYSNSSESVRDALCFLMDEEKGHEIAFVQFPQTFENILKHDIYSSTLLSIVDVEMHGADGYGGPFYIGTCCFHRRDALSGMKFSVGYKNDLLKSERDHSIEENLHELEVKSKALASCTYEENTLWGKEMGVRYGCLVEDVMTGLCIHLQGWKSVYYSPPRKAFYGVAPTTLLQALVQHKRWAEGQVQILLSEHCPALYGHGRISLGHQLGYSYCNCWALTSLSKLYYSIIPSLYLLRGIPLFPKMSSIWFIPFAYVIVGESGRSLLEFVLFGSTIQGWWNDLRMVLYKGTSSYLFALIDSISKLFGLPDSPFTVTAKVMEEDVSERYEKQVMEFGAASPLFTVLATLALLNLFCLLGILKELALSEDWFETYKKMSLQILLCGFLVLINIPIYQGLFLRKDKGRLPSSIAIKSTVLALSTCILFNMLKD, from the exons ATGGTTGTAAAGAGGAGTGATGATGAAGAATCGTTGTTTGAGACAAGCAAATCAAGAGGGAGCTTCCTACATAGGCTGTTTTCAGTGTCTTTGTTTGTGGCCATCTGCTTTGTCTATGCTTACCGGTTGACCCACATACCCACCGGAGGAGAAAACCACGGCGGCGGCGAAGATTACTACTATGGGACATGGACTTGGCTCGGGTTGCTCGCGGCGGAGCTGTGGTTCGGCCTCTACTGGGTCTTGACTCAAGCCGTCCGGTGGAACTTAGTGTTTAGGAAAACCTTCAAAAAGAGACTCGCTCAAAG ATATGAAGAAAGCAAGTTACCAAAAGTGGACATATTTGTGTGCACAGCAGATCCAGATATTGAGCCACCAATAATGGTGATCAACACAGTCTTGTCTCTTATGGCTTATGACTATCCTTCTGAGAAGCTGAGTGTTTATCTCTCTGATGATGCTGCTTCTGATCTCACTTTCTATGCTCTTTTGGAGGCTTCTCTCTTTGCCAAGCATTGGTTACCTTTCTGCAAGAAATTCAATGTTCAACCTACCTCTCCAGCTGCTTATTTTAATAATATCCTTCTTCACCATAATCATGCTACTAAAGAATTCGCAAACATTAAG AAATTATACGATGAGATGAAAAACAGAATTGAAGATGCAACTAAGTTAGGAAGAGTTGCGAGTGAAGAACGCTCGAAGCATAGAGGATTTTCTCAGTGGGATTCATATTCTTCTCGACGTGACCATGACACAATTCTTCAA ATAATACTGCATAAAAAAGAGCCGCATAATTCTAAAGATGAAAATGGGAATTATTTGCCAACTCTTGTGTATTTGGCTCGTGAGAAGAGACCCCAACATCATCACAATTTCAAAGCTGGAGCCATGAACTCCTTG CTAAGGGTGTCATCAGTGATTAGCAATGCGAAGATCATTTTAAATGTAGATTGTGACATGTACTCAAACAGTTCAGAATCAGTGCGAGATGCTCTTTGCTTTTTGATGGATGAAGAAAAAGGCCATGAAATTGCTTTTGTGCAGTTCCCTCAGACTTTTGAGAACATTCTCAAGCATGACATATACAGCAGCACTCTATTATCAATTGTTGAT GTGGAGATGCATGGTGCGGATGGTTATGGTGGCCCTTTCTATATTGGAACATGCTGCTTTCATAGGAGAGATGCTCTAAGTGGGATGAAGTTTAGTGTTGGATACAAGAATGACTTATTAAAGAGTGAGAGAGACCATTCTATAGAAGAAAACTTGCATGAATTAGAAGTAAAATCAAAGGCTCTAGCAAGTTGCACCTATGAGGAAAACACACTATGGGGAAAAGAG ATGGGTGTGAGATATGGGTGTCTAGTGGAGGATGTGATGACAGGATTGTGTATACATTTGCAAGGATGGAAATCAGTGTACTATAGCCCACCAAGGAAGGCTTTCTATGGTGTTGCTCCAACCACCTTGCTTCAAGCACTTGTTCAGCACAAGAGATGGGCTGAAGGACAAGTTCAAATTCTTCTTTCTGAGCATTGCCCAGCATTATATGGCCATGGAAGGATCAGCTTAGGCCACCAATTGGGATATTCTTACTGCAATTGTTGGGCACTCACCTCCTTATCAAAGCTATATTACTCCATCATCCCTTCACTCTATCTCCTTAGAGGCATTCCCTTGTTTCCAAAG ATGTCTAGCATATGGTTCATACCTTTTGCATATGTAATAGTGGGTGAAAGTGGTCGCAGTTTGTTGGAGTTTGTGTTATTTGGAAGCACAATCCAAGGTTGGTGGAATGACCTAAGGATGGTGCTGTACAAGGGAACAAGCTCTTACCTATTTGCTCTCATAGACAGCATCTCCAAGTTATTTGGCCTTCCAGATTCTCCCTTTACAGTCACAGCTAAGGTCATGGAGGAAGATGTTTCCGAACGATACGAGAAACAAGTCATGGAGTTTGGAGCAGCTTCTCCATTGTTCACTGTATTGGCAACACTTGCATTGCTCAATTTGTTCTGTTTACTTGGCATTTTGAAGGAGTTAGCCCTTAGTGAAGACTGGTTTGAAACTTATAAGAAAATGTCCTTGCAAATTCTGTTGTGTGGGTTCTTGGTACTTATCAATATTCCTATATACCAAGGACTTTTCTTAAGGAAGGATAAGGGCAGATTGCCAAGCTCTATTGCCATTAAATCAACAGTATTGGCTCTAAGCACATGCATCCTCTTCAACATGTTGAAAGATTAA
- the LOC107608721 gene encoding RPM1-interacting protein 4 isoform X1, producing the protein MSQEKGQPLPKFGEWDVNDPASAEGYTVIFNKARDEKKTGGKPESPGKADPHTAKPALDPGKTASKKWFCCIQNPPAES; encoded by the exons ATGTCG CAGGAAAAGGGTCAGCCACTACCTAAGTTTGGTGAATGGGATGTTAATGATCCAGCTTCAGCGGAAGGGTACACTGTAATCTTTAACAAAGCTAGGGATGAGAAGAAGACTGGTGGCAAACCTGAGTCACCCGGAAAAGCTGATCCTCATACTGCCAAGCCTGCATTAGATCCCGGCAAAACTGCGAGT AAGAAATGGTTTTGCTGCATACAAAATCCTCCTGCAGAATCATAG
- the LOC107608721 gene encoding RPM1-interacting protein 4 isoform X2 — protein MSEKGQPLPKFGEWDVNDPASAEGYTVIFNKARDEKKTGGKPESPGKADPHTAKPALDPGKTASKKWFCCIQNPPAES, from the exons ATGTCG GAAAAGGGTCAGCCACTACCTAAGTTTGGTGAATGGGATGTTAATGATCCAGCTTCAGCGGAAGGGTACACTGTAATCTTTAACAAAGCTAGGGATGAGAAGAAGACTGGTGGCAAACCTGAGTCACCCGGAAAAGCTGATCCTCATACTGCCAAGCCTGCATTAGATCCCGGCAAAACTGCGAGT AAGAAATGGTTTTGCTGCATACAAAATCCTCCTGCAGAATCATAG
- the LOC107609258 gene encoding uncharacterized protein LOC107609258, with product MAQVLYLRLSLPAEPRKFSPSSSSSSSEPSLKLPQRTRSSNVSIPATGKGGSSRLLKTQKLNSEVSPHRAVSAVRLMRIELGGAFADLLNEKGKGSGENEMGYVQRTLGFRTRELNHHDLRLVTDIVGGTIRWRRYLDHLISSLCHDKDISSMEPLLLQILRIGFYEIVKLDMPPYAVVDENVRLAKVALRPGAGNMVNGILRKLVALKEDEVLPLPRVEGDDRAQARALATLYSHPVWMVRRWTKYLGQEETIKLMKWNNSEPSFSLRANQARGFSRDDLVMQLNALKVPYSVSPHLDEFVRVKTGLQTVIHAGLLRKGLCSVQDESAGLVVSIVDPQPGETVIDCCAAPGGKTLYMASRLCGQGLVFAVDVNRGRLRILKETAKLHQVDGVVTTVHADLCVLTDGEALKSNKVLLDAPCSGLGVLSKRADLRWNRKLEDMEELKKLQDELLDAAAKLVKPGGVLVYSTCSIDPEENEERVAAFLLRHAEFRIDPVDRFVPPDFVTDSGFYFSNPVKHSLDGSFAARLVRAS from the exons ATGGCGCAAGTGCTGTACCTGCGTTTGTCTCTCCCTGCAGAACCCCGAAAATtctcaccttcttcttcttcttcttcttccgaaCCTTCACTGAAGCTTCCACAAAGAACTCGAAGCTCCAACGTATCCATTCCTGCCACCGGCAA AGGTGGTTCCAGTCGCTTGCTCAAAACCCAGAAGCTGAATTCAGAGGTTTCTCCTCACAGAGCTG TCTCAGCTGTGAGATTGATGAGGATAGAGCTTGGTGGTGCTTTTGCTGACCTTCTCAATGAGAAAGGCAAAGGTTCTGGCGAGAATGAGATGGGATATGTCCAGAGAACGCTCGGCTTTCGAACCCGGGAATTGAATCATCATGATCTTAGATTG GTTACTGACATTGTTGGCGGCACAATTCGTTGGAGAAGATATCTTGATCATCTGATCAGTTCACTTTGTCATGATAAAGATATATCTAGTATGGAACCTCTTCTCTTACAG ATTCTAAGAATAGGATTCTATGAGATTGTCAAATTAGATATGCCGCCATATGCTGTTGTAGATGAG AATGTTAGGCTTGCCAAAGTTGCGCTTAGACCTGGTGCCGGCAACATGGTCAACGGAATCCTCCGAAAGCTAGTTGCACTCAAG GAAGATGAGGTTCTTCCTTTGCCCAGAGTGGAGGGTGATGATCGTGCCCAAGCCCGTGCTCTAGCAACTCTATACTCACACCCAGTT TGGATGGTAAGGAGATGGACAAAATATCTTGGCCAGGAAGAAACCATTAAATTGATGAAATGGAACAACAGTGAACCCAGTTTCAGCTTAAG AGCAAACCAGGCAAGAGGTTTTTCGAGAGATGACCTTGTGATGCAGCTTAATGCATTGAAG GTCCCATACAGTGTTTCACCACATTTGGATGAATTTGTTCGCGTCAAAACCGGATTGCAG ACTGTAATTCATGCCGGATTACTCAGAAAAGGGTTATGTTCAGTTCAAGATGAAAGTGCAG GTCTGGTAGTCTCTATTGTGGATCCTCAGCCGGGTGAAACTGTGATTGATTGCTGTGCTGCTCCTGGTGGAAAGACCTTATACATGGCCTCTCGTTTATGTGGCCAAG GTTTGGTATTTGCAGTTGATGTAAATCGTGGCAGATTGAGGATTCTCAAAGAGACAGCAAAGTTGCACCAAGTAGACGGCGTTGTTACCACCGTCCACGCCGATCTTTGCGTGTTGACG GATGGTGAAGCGCTAAAGAGTAACAAAGTTTTGTTGGATGCTCCATGCTCTGGGCTCGGTGTTCTTTCGAAGAGAGCGGATTTGCGATGGAACCGGAAGCTGGAAGATATGGAAGAGCTGAAGAAATTACAGGACGAGCTCCTCGACGCGGCGGCCAA ATTGGTAAAACCTGGTGGAGTATTAGTTTATAGTACATGCTCCATAGATcctgaagagaatgaggagagGGTAGCAGCATTTCTTCTTAGACATGCG GAATTTCGCATTGATCCTGTGGACAGATTTGTTCCACCTGATTTTGTGACGGACAGTGGTTTCTATTTTTCTAACCCGGTAAAGCATTCGCTCGATGGCTCCTTTGCTGCTCGATTGGTGCGCGCTTCCTA A
- the LOC107609259 gene encoding protein-lysine methyltransferase METTL21D, with protein MKNESAMATQEDDDDEINPFTTVLNDQDHHEQQPNSLTTVHDGAPEQQSYSLRSIESTVVIRQLPSEGLSFQLWPAATALISLLDSYRSSPSTSPLSAAFSGSQRQLRILELGSGTGIVGIVAAATLGGNVIITDLPHVVPNLQFNTDANKEVVTSNGGAVTVAALRWGNVDDVAEIGRDFDVVLASDVVYHDHLYEPLLETLRFLLLGFEEEKEMKKKEKETVFVMAHMKRWKKESAFFKKAKKLFNVDVLHTCAPSDGARVGVLVYRFVPKGLIAPSEV; from the coding sequence atgaagaacgaaagcgCAATGGCGACTCAGGAAGATGACGATGACGAAATAAACCCCTTCACCACCGTCCTAAACGACCAAGACCACCACGAACAACAACCTAACAGCTTAACAACCGTACACGACGGCGCACCGGAGCAACAGAGCTACTCACTCCGTTCGATCGAGTCAACGGTCGTGATTCGCCAGCTCCCTTCCGAGGGACTCTCCTTCCAGCTCTGGCCCGCCGCCACCGCACTCATCTCTCTTCTTGATAGCTACCGTTCCAGCCCTTCCACCAGCCCCCTCTCCGCTGCTTTCTCCGGCAGCCAGCGCCAGCTCAGGATCCTCGAGCTAGGCTCCGGCACAGGAATCGTCGGAATCGTCGCCGCCGCCACGCTCGGCGGCAATGTGATCATCACGGACCTTCCTCACGTCGTTCCGAATCTCCAATTCAACACAGACGCCAACAAAGAAGTTGTTACGTCCAATGGCGGCGCCGTAACTGTCGCGGCGCTGAGATGGGGAAATGTTGATGACGTGGCAGAGATAGGGCGCGATTTCGACGTTGTTCTGGCTTCGGATGTGGTTTATCACGACCACCTGTACGAACCGCTCCTCGAAACGCTGCGTTTTTTGTTGTTAGGGtttgaggaggagaaagagatgaagaagaaggagaaggagacgGTGTTTGTGATGGCTCACATGAAGAGGTGGAAGAAGGAATCGGCGTTCTTCAAGAAAGCGAAGAAGCTCTTCAACGTTGACGTTTTGCACACTTGTGCTCCCTCCGATGGTGCTAGGGTTGGTGTTCTTGTTTACCGCTTTGTTCCCAAGGGTTTGATTGCTCCTTCAGAAGTGTGA